Proteins encoded by one window of Aphidius gifuensis isolate YNYX2018 linkage group LG2, ASM1490517v1, whole genome shotgun sequence:
- the LOC122849096 gene encoding uncharacterized protein LOC122849096 encodes MSRLKSVEAEDKKIFSKSFIICLKLLMEKKYYISDDISSMMINQQSEPSNIFNYYGNEMYDAMLKILDKIILSNANHIVDASNKSEIGKNSEPNSDHKLVDELKQSQNIIRKPMMKLNLNVADGSTIFKKQTLENSSYDQSEHFNVAHTPEISYSCVNKRLKTDELSIDTENIPGNYVEATDKSNNEESWEKKINSKSNKKKTNKPPAVYLNRIRPCFKNFQTVSIKKEKLEPVESIETEISTKIIEQNNTINNTHDVTILKNRMSSVDSITSYKTPVKIENDATIIENQQTISADISSSSSSSSSSSITTATSVISKDICEKLKNDECQKESSILNTCEKSNQKLNETNTVINGKVLRVRIDKIPLQSTTRRTRSSYYDKTKAHPSIPGYEKAIKSDKINGRRKKSNINNFKENDKSEMKKIIPVEKYIKSENIVTSNCMPSYEEKVKIVEMAQKNPTWSLEMLRENSGFKKVFYRAHINKWADELKYGGSCREKLKAIDHYVIKKCIEHQKKKVKMSNHHIREWGFEAMSQMNADNINFTAGKSWLGRFKKRYNITGSYTDLKIDNKLCKNTETSFLKIIEPKVNIVKLERKNSIRKPKTTKKTRKENLENKKTDRLKIEVKQEEPQEEDESKEDNNWVYNKCIEYKKNIKGITNILFKKWQRDDEIEVKLNDKSQVNTRSWTSWFNGSK; translated from the exons ATGTCTCGATTAAAAAGTGTTGAAgctgaagataaaaaaattttttctaaatcattCATTATCTGCTTGAAGttattgatggaaaaaaagtaCTATATCAGTGATGACATAAGCAgcatgatgataaatcaacaaagtgaaccttcaaatatttttaattattatggcAATGAAATGTACGATgctatgttaaaaattttagataaaatcattttatctAATGCTAATCACATTGTTGATGCGAGTAATAAGTCCGAAATTGGGAAGAATAGTGAACCAAATAGTGACCACAAATTAG TTGATGAGTTGAAGCAATCTCAAAACATAATCAGAAAAcccatgatgaaattaaatttaaatgttgctGATGGTAGtaccatttttaaaaaacaaacctTGGAAAATTCAAGCTATGATCAATCCGAACATTTTAATGTTGCACATACACCTGAAATAAGTTATAGCTGTGTCAATAAGCGTCTAAAAACAG atgagcTTTCTATTGACACTGAAAATATTCCAGGAAATTATGTAGAAGCCACTGATAAATCCAATAACGAAGAATCGTgggaaaagaaaataaattcaaagtcaaacaaaaaaaaaactaataagcCTCCTGCTGTGTATCTTAATCGCATTAGACCTTGTTTTAAAAACTTCCAAACTGTAtcaatcaaaaaagaaaaattagagCCAGTTGAATCCATCGAAACAGAAATCTCCACTAAAATTATCGAACAAAACAATACTATAAATAATACACATGACGTAACTATTCTAAAGAATAGGATGTCTAGTGTGGATTCAATCACCAGTTATAAGACCCCagtgaaaatagaaaatgatGCTACAATCATTGAAAACCAGCAAACTATCTCAGCAGAcatctcatcatcatcatcatcatcatcatcatcatcaataacaacagCAACCTCTGTTATTTCAAAAGATATATGTGAAAAGTTAAAAAACGATGAATGTCAAAAAG AGTCATCTATTCTTAATACATGTGAGAAAAGtaatcaaaaattgaatgaaacaAATACTGTTATTAATGGTAAGGTGTTGCGCGTACGAATTGATAAAATACCATTGCAGTCAACGACTCGTCGAACGAGAAGCTCTTATTATGACAAAACTAAAGCTCATCCAAGTATTCCTGGTTATGAAAAAGCTATTAAatctgataaaataaatgggCGTCGGAAAaagtcaaatataaataacttcAAAGAGAATGATAAaagtgaaatgaaaaaaataattcctgtagaaaaatatattaagagTGAAAATATTGTCACAAGTAACTGCATGCCTTCATatgaagaaaaagtaaaaatagttgaaatgGCACAAAAAAATCCTACCTGGTCATTAGAAATGTTGCGAGAAAATAGtggatttaaaaaagtattttaccGGGCTCATATTAATAAATGGGCCGATGAGTTAAAATACGGAGGATCTTGTCgcgaaaaattaaaagctattgatcattatgtaataaaaaaatgtattgagcaccaaaaaaaaaaagtaaaaatgtcAAACCATCATATTCGTGAGTGGGGATTCGAAGCAATGAGTCAAATGAACGctgacaatattaattttacggCAGGTAAAAGCTGGTTaggaagatttaaaaaaagatataatatcACAGGAAGTTACACGGATTTGAAAATTGATaacaaattatgtaaaaatacagaaacatcttttttaaaaatcattgagcCAAAAGTTAATATCGTCAAACTTGAACGTAAGAATTCAATTCGCAAACCTAAAACTACTAAAAAAACCCGTAAAgagaatttagaaaataaaaaaactgatcGTTTGAAAATTGAAGTTAAGCAAGAAGAACCACAAGAAGAAGATGAAAGCAAAGAAGACAACAATTGGgtttataataaatgcattgagtataaaaaaaatataaagggAATAACTAACATATTGTTCAAAAAATGGCAACGAGACGATGAAATTGAGGTGAAACTAAATGACAAATCGCAAGTCAACACTAGAAGTTGGACCAGCTGGTTTAAtggttcaaaataa